The DNA window ATGAAGCACTCACCTGTGTaatgtggtggtggggtggggcagtGAGACTGGTGGAGAGGGTTCCTATCCCCCAGCTCCCCTCCATGGGGGGAGTCTCCACAGCATCTATGCCACTTTAAGCACAGCGCTCTGCCTTGCAGCCAACAGCTTGCCTCACACCTCAGGAGGGAGTGCTAATGAGAAGACACAGGGAAGGGCTATGCCTGCTTGGGGGTTCTCACATTTGTTCCAAGAGCACACCTTCTTTGGGGTAGGGTGAGAGTACTAATAGAGTGTGTACCTACTAACCAAATGCCTAGGCAAGCACCTCTAAAGCAAAGACCACTGGGTAGGGCACATACAGCTACCAACTCCACAGCATGATGAGCATGGGTCCACCACCCATGCCAAGTTAGTGCTGGGGCCATGCAGATTCGAAGACAGGAATGTGCATTTCCCATGGCACCTGTGGAGGGCACTGGTCAGGCACACACCCTCTGGAGCATCCCAGTTGGGGCACACAGGTGCAAAGCAAGGCCCTGCCCATGGAAGGAAGAAAGTGCAGAAAACCCAGACGCATCCAGACAAGAAGCAAGGTGGGAgactgatgggaaatgtactgtgtatgtttatcttattgattgttaaataaaatactgtttggccaatgagacagcaagtagacgggactaggagtcaaagaggattctgggaaatgtagtagagaagtggtgatccaggcaggaagtgacatagcaaggagactcatatttaagcgaaggagaaacaggaagggtccctttttttcccctccgctcctgctccagcggcacaatgtgatccactggcaaggagggacgccaataaggcatccgataagataagtcttataaaatatataggtttatgatagttaagactgagctaacagatgagaatcctagtcattggccaaacagctttgaacctaatacaagtttctgtgtattcatttgggcctaactcaggcaggcggttggcgtaaagctcacacgtggcagtggggctcaggcggcatttggcagaaagatttatcgtaacaggagaCATAGTGTTCCTCAACTTCAGCAGCTTTATTACCGTCCATTTTCCCCAGAGCAGTAGAGAAGGGTTCTCTTGTCAAGCTGAAATACTGTGGAGATACCTTTTCCCCAGACTCTTGTGTCACATCCCTCTTCCTTCTTACAAGCCAGAATAGAGAGACCCAGGAGTCCTCCATTCACAATGTCCATAAATGCTCACCCAGGGCCTCTGTGTTACCCAACAACAGATGCAGAAGTCACAGGCAACAGGACtacaaagaagaaggaagatgaCCCCTGTCTGGAAGGCAGTGTGTGGGAGATGAGACAGGTGGGACAGTGGCACCAGGAAATAAAGGCTGTCATGTTGAACTCTCAAGGGGACTTGGTCCTTGTGACCAGGAACTGGGGAAACATCAGGACTTTGTTGAACATCCCTTTTGGTTTTGCTGAAGGGACATGGCAAAGGGGTACACTGGAACcatagggagagagaagaagggggaggagcaAGAACAAGTAATATGTGGTGTGGCAACTCTGTGAGGAGAATTTGGCAAACCATGGAGATGAGACTTAGGAGAAGGAAGATTCtaagttgatgggggaagtccttctgtatatatgtttctcttattggttgatgaataaaacactgtggccagtgaggcaggaagataggcaagactaggacaaggagaattctgggaaaggtaggcagagagggcccGCCACAACAGTTGCCATGTGAGCCGtcaaaggagttagaggtccagACCCCTTctaataatagaaatgggtaaataattaagacagaagaagccctagtcatcggccaacaattttataactaatatagcttccatgtgtttctttggggctcaagggccttGGGACCAGCCGGGACAGAAAGCTCTCATTACACCAAGTGTCTTTTCTGTGTCTCAATTGAGCCCCTTCCTCAGGCCCTAACTTACTAATAACCTGCCCCCCCAACCCCTCGCCAACTTTGTGCTTGAGTCCCGTGGGGCTTCTGTTCAGTATATGGTCCTAACCAGACAGGGGATAGCATTTGCTCTGGAGAGTTGCTCCGAGTTTCTTCTGTTCAATGAATGGTACATACTCACAGGTTTAACTCAAAGGCATGCACACCTACACAGGATGGGATATGTGGGGTCcagtgtaaaataaaaatgaaggatgCTTTGTTTAAAAGTAAGGGAAGTGTGATGATGcaggaaatgctttcttttgcagTTGCTCCgcttttcatgtttgtttattaGTTAATGTCTTCCTAAGTAAAGCAAGATTAGCACAGATTTCATTATTCACTTTgtttgccgtgtgtgtgtgtgtgtgtgtgtgtgtgtgtgtgtgtgtgtgtgtactacatgtgtgcctggtacctgtgaaGGTCACAATGAGTTGAGTCCACTGGAACCAGAGTTAGAGATAGGTGGCTATAAGCCACCATGGGGGGGGGCTGGAAATGAACTGGGTCCCctgaaaaagcaacaagtgctcttaaatagTGAGCTGTATCCCCAACCCCACTATTCATTTGACAATATGCAGTACCCATATGTGAACAAAAATGACCACAATCgagccaaggcaggcagatctctgtgagttcaaggccagcctggtctacagagcaagttccaggactggtaGGGCttttgcacagagaaaccctgtctcaaaaaacaaaaacaaacaaacaaaaaacacaacttgtgctttttttttttttttttttttttttttttttttttttttttttttttgccttcgcCCAGAAATTACTTCAAGCTATCTGGGAGAGACAGCCCCAAATACCCATAGGCATTCAACTATCTGAGGGACAACTCCTGCAGGCCACAGGCATACCCTTGCCTTGGCCTGCCATTATACTTGGGCCCAGAAAGTTTGACAGCTGCTGGCCTCTCTTTCCCATCAGCCTCAAGAACAACACACTGTGTCTGAGCTGTGACAACAGATGTCTATCATTGTGCTTGACCCTGAACCCACAGGGCTTCTATACCCCACTCTGACACAGCATGCATACGGGGCAGAGAGGTGGTGATGTTAGCTGGTAGCAGAAGGCTGGGCCTCGGAGcagaagggaaatgggagagaCAGGCCAAGAGGAACTTCAGGAATACAGCTGCGCTTCTGGAATCAATCAGTAGCATGAATAAGCCAAGAATCCAAACCCATGGTACACACCCCAATGTCCCACTGCAGCTTCTACGAGTCTCCAAAGATACCATCAAGAATGTCAAGGCAGTGGCTACAGGGACATGAAACCGGAGGTTTAGTTTCTGATTGCCCAAGGCTTTTCTGACTATGAgcccgggggaggggggggaagctGTACCAGACACTTCATTTTTGAATATGCTTAGAGCCTGGGGCTCACAGGTCAACGGTGCAATTCAGATCTCACCCTAAGGTGAAACCATCTTCACTTCCTTCATCCCAGACTTGAAAATGCCCCAGCAACGGTCATAAACACGGATGAACTAGAGTTTGATTTCTGGGCATCATTTGGGCTTTATTCCAAAGTTATCCATGTGTAATTCTTGTAGCTACTCAAAGCTAGGAACCAACACCAGAGCTTCCAAAGAGTAAGACTcgttcccccctcccccgccccgtTCCCTTTGTCCCAATGactcaagactttttttttaaagactttgcaGTTCAACACAAGCTTCCCTTTCCAGCGCCTATGTAAAGAACTTTCTGTTGGCATTGACCCCAAACAAAGTCTTTCGTATCTCTGGCATCTTTTCCAGGGCTGCGAGATTCAGTCGACTTTCCAGGGTATTGGAAACCTTTATTCTCTGATCGTTACTATAGACCTCCACCCCTCCAGCGGCATTCGAAGACAAGTATGCCTCTCGGTCAACCTGGACTTCTGAATGCTTCTGGCAGAGGATCATGTAGTGAGGGATGGCTCTTTGCACCGCAGCCTCCACCAGGTGGAGGTCCTGTTGCCTGCATCGGACGATCATCACAGGCTCCAGCAGCCGGATCAAGGCTTGGAGCACGAGTTTATCCAGCAGCTCCTGATAAATATCTAGATCCAACACAATTTTACTGAGCCTTACCTTCGCTTCCTTGAGCAGTTCCAAGATGAGATTGTCTCGGGCTCTCAGGACCGTGAGCCGTGCCTGATTTCTCATGGTGGACAGCtggatttttttctgctgctcgatctgcttctccttcttctcGTAGTAATCCATGATCTTCAGCCGCTGGGTCTGCACCAGGCGGCCTTTCTCGATGTTGAACTCTTCCTCTGCCTTGGCGTCGATCTCCTCTGCCTTCTCATTGGCTTCTTGCTCGATAAAAGCCATCATGTGTTTGATCTGTTTCTGCACATCGAGGTCGGTCAGGGCCATGGCTGCTCTCAGGAAGTGGGTAGAGGGAGAATCTGTGGACCCTTAGTGTCTCCAATTTTGACAGTGTCCAGGGGGCTGCTAAAGTTCTACTTCCTCCCTGTGGGGTACACAAAAGGGAAATTCGAGTCTAAAGGGAAGGACCCTGGAGACCATCTCTATAGCCCTCAGTTCACAGATAAGTAAATGCAAGTCCAGGGTCAGAAAGTGATTTGGAAGAAGCTGTTTGTTCCCTAGTAACAGAGGCTTCAGCCTCCATTCCATTCCTCTTCCGCTCATTATCACCCAATAGCTGGAAGTTGGGGCCAGGAATTCTCTAGGCAGTGATGACCTAAGACTCAGATAAGAAGTCATTGGAGTAGAAATACCAAATCAATACATAAACATAAAGAATGTCTCCacatggagctagagagatggcccagtcattaagacctgagttcaattcccagcattcacatggtagctcacaactacctgtaactcagGTCCTAGGGTATCTGCCACCTTATGGCCTCTTCAGGTACTGTACATATGTGCTATACAGACATACAacatatgcaaacaaaacacccatacacaatttttttttaaaagttaaaaaaaaaaaaaaacagacacattatAGGGTGGGGAGGACTGAGGAGAAGCTGAGAACCTGGTAAGGCAGGGTTCAATCCAGGAAGACTTCTCAGAGTCAGGAGGCTTCACAAAACCTCTAATGAAGAATTGGAGTATGGCGAGGCAGATGAAGTCACTCTGGGGAGAGGCATGGGGCTGAAGAGGCCGAAGGCAAGAATGAAACCATTCTTTCACCAAGAATGGTTTCCAAGCTTGTGGAGATATTTGGATTGCATGGAGGACCTTTAAGGAATCCATCTTTGAAAGACTCATTCCAAATCTATTGCTCATCCTACACCTGCTGTCATCAAAACCTCTGCCAGTATCATCTGGGAATGGGATCTGAAAAAGAGTGTTGGACTAGAGTGCCTGCCAAACAGCCCCGGATGATCTGTGTTTGGTCCCTAGGCCCCAAGTAAAGTCAGAAGCACAGACCCAACTCtatgcctctgacctccatgaacaTACCACAGTATGTGTACATCCACGCTCAAaaactcatcacacacacacacacacacacacacacacacacacacacacacacaacgtcCTCCAGTAGTAATtgtaaagaagaggaggaggaggagaaaatccTCAGACTGGGGctatgactcagtggtagagcatttgcctaacatgGGTTCTAGTGCcatggaaataaaacaaacaaacaaaaaaataaaaacagaagaaaacaaagacaccATCCCTACTAGGGCTATAAGATGCTGTACTATGGGCATGACATGGCATGACAGTCATGAGcttacagcagctgtggttgcctgcatagGACCCACAAAAGACTGAACCCATAAACCTTCAGTCATAGATGGATGAGGGGTTAGTGGGGTTCCTGCCCCACCCAGGAAAGCTAATGGCAGTCTTGAGTTGCTGGAGGGGagaaagtcattttcttcagtaacATAGACATCCATCAGTCACTAATGTACCATTGCTCCATGCCCATGTCCACTTGAGTGACCTGGTTAAACCCAGTGGgtaacagcaaaaaacaaaacaaaaagacaaagcatGGTGGAGATTtggtgggaagagaggaagcatgGAAAGGGGGAttgtgggaggaggagaagggatggCGGAGGGATCTGTGTGACCAGAATG is part of the Cricetulus griseus strain 17A/GY chromosome 5, alternate assembly CriGri-PICRH-1.0, whole genome shotgun sequence genome and encodes:
- the Atp6v1e2 gene encoding V-type proton ATPase subunit E 2, with the protein product MALTDLDVQKQIKHMMAFIEQEANEKAEEIDAKAEEEFNIEKGRLVQTQRLKIMDYYEKKEKQIEQQKKIQLSTMRNQARLTVLRARDNLILELLKEAKVRLSKIVLDLDIYQELLDKLVLQALIRLLEPVMIVRCRQQDLHLVEAAVQRAIPHYMILCQKHSEVQVDREAYLSSNAAGGVEVYSNDQRIKVSNTLESRLNLAALEKMPEIRKTLFGVNANRKFFT